A genome region from Ammoniphilus oxalaticus includes the following:
- the spoIID gene encoding stage II sporulation protein D, with translation MKRMIIGLVTLFLAVILIIPGLIALFGGSKQQQTGSNVAEQQEEIPLPAAIENQISVSVYRAETEEVQVIPIEEYIAGVISGEMPADFELEALKAQALAARTYIIRRLAENDFSDVPKGAHVTDTIQHQVYRDQQQQKESWGSRDFDWKIRKIRQAVVETKEQVLTYEGKPIDATFFSTSNGFTENSEEYWAQEIPYLRSVAVPWDQKSPKYKEEYTFTAKQLEEKLGFKLAAPVSTGNPGINIVEKTTGNRAAKIKVGDQELSGRQFREKLDLPSSAFEIEGQSDGSIKIKTFGYGHGVGMSQWGAHGMAREGKTATDIVQYFYQGIAIESYHQWVQ, from the coding sequence ATGAAACGTATGATTATCGGTTTGGTCACCCTATTTTTAGCGGTGATCCTCATTATTCCAGGTTTGATTGCCCTTTTTGGGGGCAGCAAGCAACAACAAACGGGTTCGAACGTCGCTGAGCAACAGGAGGAGATCCCTTTGCCCGCTGCGATTGAAAATCAGATTTCGGTTTCGGTATATCGCGCGGAGACGGAGGAAGTGCAGGTCATTCCGATCGAGGAGTACATCGCCGGTGTTATTTCTGGGGAAATGCCCGCTGATTTCGAGTTGGAGGCGTTGAAAGCGCAGGCGCTGGCGGCGCGGACGTACATCATTCGTCGTTTGGCTGAAAATGATTTTTCTGACGTTCCAAAAGGGGCGCATGTGACGGACACCATCCAGCATCAAGTTTACAGGGATCAGCAGCAGCAAAAAGAAAGTTGGGGTTCACGCGATTTTGATTGGAAAATTCGAAAAATAAGACAAGCCGTAGTCGAAACGAAAGAGCAGGTGCTCACCTATGAAGGGAAGCCGATTGACGCCACTTTTTTTTCGACGAGCAACGGTTTTACTGAAAATTCGGAGGAATATTGGGCCCAAGAGATTCCTTATTTGCGCAGCGTTGCCGTGCCTTGGGACCAAAAATCGCCTAAATATAAAGAGGAATACACATTTACCGCCAAGCAATTGGAGGAGAAACTAGGCTTTAAACTCGCGGCGCCCGTCTCGACTGGTAATCCGGGAATCAACATCGTGGAAAAAACGACCGGGAATCGAGCCGCAAAAATAAAAGTAGGCGATCAAGAGCTAAGCGGTCGGCAATTCCGTGAAAAATTGGACCTCCCGTCATCCGCATTTGAGATCGAAGGACAATCCGACGGATCGATCAAAATCAAAACATTCGGCTACGGACACGGCGTCGGCATGAGCCAATGGGGCGCCCACGGCATGGCCCGCGAAGGAAAAACAGCGACCGACATCGTCCAATATTTTTATCAAGGCATCGCCATCGAAAGCTACCACCAGTGGGTCCAGTAG